Proteins encoded together in one Pseudomonas arsenicoxydans window:
- a CDS encoding alpha/beta hydrolase: protein MIHDTFWLTASDRSRLFVNQWLPAAPLKAVILLAHGMAEHSGRYARLAEKFCDQGYGVYAPDLRGHGKTAENGTLGHFADDDGWCKVVGDLASLNQHIGQQHPGVSIVLLGHSMGSYIAQAYLLHHSASLHGAVLSGSNFQPVALYRAARQIARLERLRQGPKGRSALIEWLSFGSFNKKFKPARTRFDWLSRDPAQVDLYANDPLCGFRCTNQLWIDLLGGLQQISKASNLAQIDPGLPLLVIGGECDPVSEGKRLKDLAHALREAGSRDLQLTIYPQARHELFNESNRDEVINDVLNWIAQTLSHPRPPRSE from the coding sequence ATGATCCACGACACTTTCTGGCTGACCGCGAGTGACCGCAGCCGCCTCTTCGTCAACCAGTGGCTGCCCGCCGCACCTCTGAAAGCGGTGATTCTGTTGGCGCATGGCATGGCCGAGCACAGCGGACGCTACGCCCGTCTGGCGGAAAAATTCTGCGATCAGGGTTATGGCGTCTACGCGCCGGACCTGCGTGGACATGGCAAAACTGCCGAAAACGGGACGCTCGGCCATTTCGCCGATGACGATGGCTGGTGCAAAGTCGTCGGCGACCTGGCCAGCCTCAACCAGCACATCGGCCAGCAGCACCCCGGCGTGTCAATCGTGCTGCTAGGCCACAGCATGGGCAGCTACATCGCCCAGGCTTATCTGCTGCACCACAGCGCCAGCCTGCATGGCGCGGTGCTCAGCGGTTCGAATTTTCAACCGGTGGCGCTGTATCGCGCTGCCCGCCAGATTGCCCGGCTCGAACGATTGCGCCAGGGCCCGAAGGGTCGCAGCGCGCTGATCGAGTGGCTGTCGTTCGGCTCGTTCAACAAGAAATTCAAACCGGCGCGCACGCGGTTCGACTGGCTCAGCCGCGATCCGGCGCAGGTCGACCTGTACGCCAACGACCCGCTTTGCGGCTTTCGCTGCACCAATCAACTGTGGATCGATTTGCTCGGCGGCTTGCAGCAAATCAGCAAAGCGTCCAATCTCGCGCAGATCGATCCGGGCCTGCCGTTGCTGGTGATTGGCGGTGAATGTGATCCGGTCAGCGAAGGCAAACGTCTGAAAGACCTGGCCCACGCGCTTCGCGAGGCTGGCAGCCGCGACCTGCAACTGACTATTTACCCTCAGGCCAGGCATGAACTGTTTAACGAGAGCAACCGCGATGAAGTGATCAATGACGTGTTGAACTGGATTGCGCAGACGCTGAGCCACCCCCGGCCGCCCAGATCGGAATAG
- a CDS encoding MaoC family dehydratase → MTQVTNTPYEALEVGQTASYSKTVEERDIQLFAAMSGDHNPVHLDAEFAAGTMFKERIAHGMFSGALISAAVACELPGPGTIYIGQQMSFQKPVKIGDTLTVRLEILQKMPKFRVRIATRVFNQRDELVVDGEAEILAPRKQQTVTLPTLPAISIG, encoded by the coding sequence ATGACCCAGGTTACCAACACCCCTTACGAAGCCCTCGAAGTCGGGCAGACCGCCAGCTATAGCAAGACGGTCGAAGAGCGCGACATTCAGTTGTTCGCCGCCATGTCCGGCGACCACAATCCGGTGCACCTGGACGCCGAATTCGCCGCTGGCACCATGTTCAAGGAGCGTATCGCTCACGGCATGTTCAGTGGTGCGTTGATCAGTGCGGCCGTTGCCTGCGAATTGCCTGGGCCGGGGACGATTTACATCGGTCAGCAGATGAGCTTTCAGAAGCCGGTGAAGATCGGCGACACCTTGACGGTGCGTCTCGAAATCCTGCAAAAGATGCCAAAATTTCGTGTTCGGATTGCCACTCGCGTGTTTAACCAGCGTGACGAATTGGTAGTCGATGGCGAGGCAGAGATTCTGGCGCCGCGCAAGCAGCAGACCGTGACGTTGCCGACCTTGCCGGCCATCAGCATCGGCTGA
- a CDS encoding efflux RND transporter periplasmic adaptor subunit, whose translation MRTPVRVAVTLCLVAVAIFAGFHLWQYYMLTPWTRDARIRADVVVIAPDVSGWVRELKASDNQQVKAGDLLLSIDRDRFEAALEKAQAVVQTRQQQLNLREREASRRASLGPQAISAELRENAQINAGIARGELREAQAEAKVAELNLARSQVHAPRNGHITNLRLAEGNYVNAGQSVMALIDDSTFYVQAYFEETKLPRIRVGDPVKVWLMSAGEALDGHVESISRGITDRNTTPDGQLLAEVEPTFNWVRLAQRIPVRIKIDNLPPEMNLSSGMTASVQVQEGP comes from the coding sequence ATGCGTACCCCCGTACGTGTCGCGGTAACCCTGTGCCTGGTGGCGGTGGCGATATTTGCCGGTTTCCATTTGTGGCAGTACTACATGCTCACGCCCTGGACCCGGGATGCGCGGATTCGCGCCGACGTGGTGGTCATCGCCCCGGATGTGTCGGGATGGGTGCGTGAACTCAAGGCGTCCGATAACCAGCAGGTCAAGGCCGGCGATCTGTTGTTGAGCATTGATCGTGACCGTTTCGAAGCGGCACTCGAGAAAGCCCAGGCGGTGGTGCAGACGCGCCAGCAGCAACTCAATCTGCGTGAGCGTGAAGCCAGTCGCCGCGCGAGCCTGGGGCCACAAGCGATCAGTGCCGAGTTGCGCGAGAACGCACAGATCAATGCCGGCATCGCCCGCGGCGAACTGCGTGAGGCTCAGGCTGAGGCCAAAGTCGCCGAACTCAATCTAGCCCGCAGCCAGGTTCATGCGCCGCGCAACGGGCACATTACCAACCTGCGTCTGGCTGAAGGCAATTACGTGAATGCCGGGCAATCGGTGATGGCCTTGATCGATGATTCGACCTTTTATGTGCAGGCCTATTTCGAGGAAACCAAGCTGCCACGGATTCGTGTCGGCGATCCGGTGAAGGTCTGGTTGATGAGCGCGGGGGAGGCGCTGGACGGGCACGTGGAAAGCATCAGTCGCGGGATTACCGACCGCAACACCACGCCGGACGGGCAGTTGTTGGCGGAGGTGGAACCGACGTTTAACTGGGTAAGGCTGGCGCAGCGGATTCCGGTGCGGATCAAGATCGACAACTTGCCGCCGGAGATGAATTTGAGTTCAGGGATGACGGCGAGCGTGCAGGTGCAGGAAGGGCCTTGA
- a CDS encoding DUF1656 domain-containing protein, whose translation MGLREWSVGGVLLSPFLIYVLLALLVTGALRMLLRLTPVGRWIWHEALFDCALYVCVLTLITVVLGPL comes from the coding sequence ATGGGCTTGCGTGAGTGGTCGGTGGGCGGGGTGCTGCTCAGTCCGTTTCTGATTTATGTGTTGCTGGCGCTGCTCGTCACCGGGGCCTTGCGCATGCTGTTGCGCCTGACCCCGGTGGGCCGCTGGATCTGGCATGAAGCGCTATTCGATTGCGCCTTGTACGTCTGTGTATTGACCTTGATCACCGTCGTCCTCGGACCTTTATAA
- a CDS encoding FUSC family protein, with amino-acid sequence MPITLQALFAPDRRALQFAIKTLLGGGLALWLALRWGLEQPAWALMTAFIVAQPLSGMVVQKGLARLLGTLIGTIMSVVFMSVFAQTPWLFLLALALWLGLCTASSTLLRSAWSYSFVLAGYTVAIIALPAIAHPLTVFDQAVARCTEICLGILCATAASALLWPMRVERQLADQAQAAWQSGMNAARATLAGDAQARKGLLEILGRIVAVDAQREHAWFEGGLGRQRARAISGLSQKLLMLLRIARSVRRQWKQLDAPEAEQLQPWMTEVQDALTSADTATLQALRPRLLDACHDPQISSAQSYCLARFTLLLDTAMAATTALSAVEEGRETVDPPRTLTPHRDLSLALVFGARSALAFLVVSSFWLATAWPAAAGALVLTCVVCSLFASRENGAQIGMSFMRGIFLAIPTAFFVGQILLPQWSGFALLCLGMGVPLFFGALGMAKPQIGATATSFCLHFIVLVSPLNAMKFDVATFFNSAQAMVVGVGAAVLAFHLLILRNPAWHGRRLLAATLDDLVRLTRRNLRGAESWFGGRMADRLLQLARHYPELPEPARSRWDDGLLGLDIGDELLHLRLSLAVAQAPVSAPQQRYLEQLEKILAQGPAGDSADALEHPSEEFLKTLYALPPSDAVKLAQGAVLQLQSSWRAWCRQQEQSHGLA; translated from the coding sequence GTGCCTATCACTTTGCAGGCTTTGTTTGCGCCTGACCGCCGCGCCCTTCAATTCGCAATCAAGACCCTGCTCGGCGGTGGTCTGGCGCTGTGGCTGGCGTTGCGATGGGGCCTGGAGCAACCGGCCTGGGCGCTGATGACGGCGTTTATCGTCGCCCAGCCATTGTCCGGGATGGTGGTGCAAAAGGGACTGGCGCGACTGTTGGGAACGCTGATCGGGACGATCATGTCGGTGGTGTTCATGAGTGTGTTTGCTCAGACGCCGTGGCTTTTTCTGCTGGCATTGGCGTTGTGGCTCGGGCTGTGTACGGCGAGTTCGACGTTGTTGCGCAGTGCCTGGTCCTATTCATTTGTGCTGGCCGGTTACACGGTGGCGATTATCGCGCTGCCGGCTATCGCGCATCCGCTGACCGTGTTCGACCAAGCAGTGGCGCGCTGCACGGAAATCTGTCTCGGAATCCTTTGCGCCACGGCAGCCAGCGCGCTGCTCTGGCCGATGCGGGTCGAACGGCAACTGGCGGATCAAGCGCAGGCGGCTTGGCAAAGTGGGATGAATGCGGCGCGTGCGACCTTGGCCGGCGACGCTCAGGCGCGCAAAGGCCTGTTGGAAATTCTCGGGCGCATTGTCGCCGTCGATGCCCAGCGCGAACATGCCTGGTTTGAAGGTGGCCTGGGTCGGCAGCGCGCACGGGCGATCAGTGGTTTGAGTCAAAAGCTGCTGATGCTGCTGCGCATCGCCCGTTCGGTGCGCCGGCAATGGAAGCAACTGGACGCACCTGAAGCCGAGCAGCTGCAGCCGTGGATGACCGAGGTTCAGGATGCGCTGACCAGCGCCGATACCGCGACGCTGCAAGCGTTGCGGCCAAGATTGCTCGACGCCTGCCATGACCCGCAGATCAGTTCCGCGCAGAGTTATTGCCTGGCCCGTTTCACCCTGCTGCTCGACACCGCGATGGCGGCGACGACGGCATTGAGTGCGGTGGAGGAGGGGCGTGAAACGGTCGATCCGCCGCGCACCCTGACGCCACATCGCGACCTGTCATTGGCATTGGTTTTCGGTGCGCGCAGTGCCTTGGCATTCCTGGTGGTCTCGAGTTTCTGGCTCGCCACCGCCTGGCCCGCGGCGGCGGGTGCGCTGGTGCTGACCTGCGTGGTGTGCAGCCTGTTTGCCAGTCGTGAGAATGGCGCGCAGATCGGCATGAGCTTTATGCGAGGGATTTTTCTGGCGATACCAACGGCGTTTTTCGTCGGGCAAATATTGCTGCCGCAGTGGAGCGGGTTTGCGTTGCTCTGCCTGGGCATGGGCGTGCCGTTGTTTTTCGGTGCGCTGGGCATGGCCAAGCCACAGATTGGCGCCACGGCCACCTCGTTCTGTTTACATTTTATCGTCTTGGTGTCGCCGCTGAACGCGATGAAATTCGATGTCGCCACGTTCTTCAACAGCGCCCAAGCGATGGTGGTCGGTGTCGGCGCGGCGGTGCTGGCGTTTCATTTGCTGATCCTGCGTAACCCGGCGTGGCACGGCCGCCGCTTGTTGGCGGCGACGCTCGACGATCTGGTCCGGCTGACCCGACGCAATCTGCGCGGTGCCGAAAGCTGGTTCGGCGGGCGCATGGCCGATCGCTTGCTGCAACTGGCGCGGCATTATCCGGAGTTGCCGGAACCGGCGCGCAGCCGCTGGGACGATGGTCTGCTCGGCCTGGACATCGGCGACGAATTGCTCCATCTGCGTTTGAGCCTCGCGGTAGCGCAGGCTCCGGTCAGCGCACCTCAGCAGCGTTATCTCGAGCAGCTGGAAAAAATTTTGGCGCAAGGCCCGGCAGGCGATAGCGCTGATGCGCTGGAACACCCCAGCGAAGAATTCTTGAAGACCTTGTACGCGTTGCCCCCCAGCGACGCGGTGAAACTGGCACAGGGTGCGGTGCTGCAACTGCAAAGCAGCTGGCGCGCCTGGTGCCGCCAACAGGAGCAAAGCCATGGGCTTGCGTGA
- a CDS encoding ferritin-like domain-containing protein: MTDINKEAISVLNDLIETSKDGQEGFKTCAEDIKHPELKTLFVQRSADCATAAAELQSAVRSMGGDPETSTSVSADLHRRWVDVKAMFTGKDEEAVLNEAERGEDHALKAYKEAMEKINKHNLVGIRDLVERQYHGVQRNHDQVKALRNQARARS; encoded by the coding sequence ATGACCGACATTAATAAAGAAGCGATCTCTGTACTCAACGACCTGATCGAAACCAGCAAAGACGGTCAGGAAGGGTTCAAGACCTGCGCTGAAGATATCAAGCACCCTGAACTCAAAACCCTGTTCGTGCAACGCTCGGCTGATTGCGCAACCGCTGCGGCGGAGCTGCAAAGCGCCGTACGTTCGATGGGTGGCGATCCGGAAACTTCCACCAGCGTCAGCGCCGACTTGCACCGTCGTTGGGTCGACGTGAAAGCGATGTTCACCGGCAAGGATGAAGAGGCTGTGCTGAACGAAGCTGAACGCGGTGAAGACCATGCGCTGAAGGCTTACAAAGAAGCCATGGAAAAAATCAACAAACACAACCTGGTGGGCATTCGTGACCTGGTTGAACGTCAGTATCACGGCGTGCAACGCAATCACGACCAGGTAAAAGCCCTGCGCAACCAGGCTCGCGCTCGCTCTTAA
- a CDS encoding DUF3820 family protein → MNPEKLELLITREMPFGKYKGRIIADLPGQYLNWFAREGFPHGELGGLLALMQEIDHNGLAELLEPLRAKHGKPAPRH, encoded by the coding sequence ATGAACCCAGAGAAACTCGAACTGCTGATCACCCGCGAAATGCCCTTCGGCAAGTACAAGGGCAGAATCATTGCCGATCTTCCCGGCCAATACCTGAACTGGTTTGCCCGGGAAGGTTTCCCCCATGGCGAACTCGGTGGCTTGCTGGCCCTGATGCAGGAAATTGATCACAACGGACTGGCCGAACTGCTCGAACCGTTGCGCGCCAAACACGGCAAACCTGCCCCGCGCCACTGA
- a CDS encoding aminotransferase class V-fold PLP-dependent enzyme, producing MPDNTRRARDEQFWKTFADRYAVEPGPINLENGYFGRMSRTVVEEYQRNIELINRSNSVYVRQRFEQSESLQVLAQLAGLLGVPTDTVALTRSASDGLQSLIRNYNRLQPGDQVLICDLEYDTVKGAMRWLAKHRGVEVIEIDHQHPASFDSLLDTYRDAFERYPKLKLMALTHVTHRTGLVMPVQAIAAAAKERGIDVILDGAHALGQLEFNLEELGISFAGFNLHKWIGAPLTLGFIYIAPERLADIDPDMGEMHFPITDIRGRTPYSTPNIPALLTLPLVFEEHLAMGGAAAKSARLNYLRNLWVNAVRSLPGIDVMTPDDPRLYCAITSMRFTRHADQQAMVERLLSDYNLFTVVRTGAASGPCIRITPGLTNTAADMNLLARALSELR from the coding sequence ATGCCCGATAACACCCGCCGCGCCCGTGATGAACAATTCTGGAAGACCTTCGCCGACCGCTATGCGGTCGAACCCGGGCCCATCAACCTGGAAAACGGCTACTTCGGGCGTATGTCGCGCACCGTGGTCGAGGAATACCAACGCAACATCGAGCTGATCAACCGCAGCAACTCGGTGTATGTGCGTCAGCGATTCGAACAAAGCGAAAGCCTGCAGGTCCTCGCACAGCTTGCCGGGCTGCTTGGGGTTCCCACCGACACCGTTGCCCTCACCCGCAGCGCCTCGGACGGCTTGCAGTCATTGATCCGCAACTACAACCGCCTGCAGCCGGGCGATCAGGTGCTGATCTGCGATCTGGAATACGACACGGTCAAAGGTGCAATGCGCTGGCTGGCCAAGCATCGTGGCGTGGAAGTGATCGAAATCGACCACCAGCACCCCGCCAGTTTCGACAGCTTGCTGGACACCTATCGCGATGCTTTCGAGCGCTATCCAAAGCTCAAATTGATGGCCCTGACCCACGTCACCCACCGCACCGGACTGGTCATGCCCGTTCAGGCCATCGCCGCTGCCGCCAAGGAACGAGGCATCGACGTGATCCTCGACGGTGCGCACGCCCTGGGTCAGCTTGAATTCAATCTGGAAGAACTGGGCATTTCGTTTGCCGGCTTCAACCTGCACAAATGGATCGGCGCGCCCCTGACGCTGGGCTTTATCTACATCGCCCCCGAACGCCTGGCGGATATCGATCCGGACATGGGCGAGATGCATTTCCCGATCACCGATATTCGCGGCCGCACGCCCTACAGCACGCCGAACATCCCGGCGCTGCTGACCCTGCCACTGGTGTTCGAGGAACACCTGGCCATGGGCGGCGCCGCGGCCAAGAGCGCACGGCTCAACTACCTGCGCAACCTGTGGGTGAACGCAGTCCGGTCACTGCCGGGCATCGATGTAATGACCCCGGACGACCCACGCCTGTATTGCGCAATCACGTCAATGCGGTTTACCCGCCATGCCGATCAACAGGCGATGGTCGAGCGCCTGCTCAGCGACTACAACCTGTTCACCGTTGTGCGCACCGGGGCCGCGAGCGGGCCGTGCATCCGCATTACGCCGGGGCTCACCAACACCGCTGCCGACATGAATTTACTGGCCCGGGCGCTGAGCGAACTGCGCTGA
- a CDS encoding intradiol ring-cleavage dioxygenase has protein sequence MDDNTSVAPSHPVYLLSPEQIAGPYFRNPQLIRRNISESADGIPLVLRLAIVDAMTGQPVTGALVDIWHCNARGAYSGWSKINPDKEVDDGDIGSVLRTDDDTYLRGGQFTDKKGIVRFTSIYPGFYAGRAVHIHVAVRITSGNNFLQERHVAWVGQLYFPEVASRSVLNAREYSGRSASPLTNDQDFHYRHQGGEASTLTVHTLGRDSNEDGYFGHMTIGIDTFASSTHIRPEDFDKYTV, from the coding sequence ATGGACGACAACACTTCAGTTGCACCTTCACACCCGGTCTACCTGCTGTCTCCCGAGCAAATCGCCGGTCCGTATTTTCGCAATCCCCAATTGATCAGACGCAACATCAGCGAAAGCGCCGACGGCATTCCGTTGGTGCTTCGGCTGGCAATCGTCGATGCCATGACGGGCCAGCCAGTGACCGGGGCCTTGGTCGATATTTGGCATTGCAATGCGCGCGGGGCGTATTCGGGATGGAGCAAGATCAATCCGGACAAGGAAGTCGACGACGGGGACATCGGCTCGGTCCTGCGCACTGACGACGACACCTACCTGCGTGGCGGGCAATTCACCGACAAGAAAGGCATCGTGCGTTTTACCTCGATCTATCCGGGGTTCTACGCCGGTCGTGCCGTGCACATCCATGTCGCCGTTCGCATTACCTCCGGCAACAATTTTCTGCAGGAACGGCACGTTGCCTGGGTCGGTCAGCTCTACTTTCCCGAGGTCGCCTCACGCTCGGTGCTCAACGCCCGTGAGTACAGCGGTCGATCCGCTTCACCGCTGACCAACGATCAAGACTTTCACTATCGCCACCAGGGCGGCGAGGCGTCGACGTTGACCGTTCACACCCTCGGTCGGGACTCGAACGAGGATGGCTATTTCGGCCACATGACCATCGGTATCGACACGTTCGCTTCCTCGACACACATCAGGCCGGAGGACTTCGACAAGTACACGGTATGA
- a CDS encoding bifunctional 4-hydroxy-2-oxoglutarate aldolase/2-dehydro-3-deoxy-phosphogluconate aldolase, protein MKNTSPTVSMADKVALIDSLCAKARILPVITIAREQDVLPLADALAAGGLTALEVTLRSQFGLKAIQILREQRPELVTGAGTVLDRTMLAAAEAAGSQFIVTPGITRDLLEASVDSPIPLLPGISNASGIMEGYGLGYRRFKLFPAEVSGGVAAIKALGGPFGEVKFCPTGGVSPANIKSYMALKNVMCVGGSWMLDPEWIKNGDWARIQECTAEALALLD, encoded by the coding sequence ATGAAAAACACATCCCCGACCGTTTCCATGGCGGACAAAGTTGCCCTGATCGACAGCCTCTGCGCCAAGGCGCGGATTCTGCCGGTGATCACCATCGCTCGCGAACAGGACGTCCTGCCACTGGCCGACGCCCTGGCTGCCGGCGGCCTGACAGCCCTGGAAGTGACACTGCGTTCGCAGTTCGGCCTCAAGGCTATCCAGATCCTGCGTGAGCAGCGTCCGGAACTGGTGACCGGTGCCGGTACGGTGCTGGATCGCACCATGCTCGCCGCTGCCGAAGCGGCGGGTTCGCAATTCATCGTCACGCCGGGCATCACCCGTGACCTGCTTGAAGCCAGCGTCGACAGCCCGATTCCGCTGTTGCCAGGCATCAGCAACGCCTCCGGCATCATGGAAGGCTATGGCCTGGGTTATCGCCGCTTCAAGCTGTTCCCGGCGGAAGTCAGCGGTGGCGTCGCGGCCATCAAGGCGCTCGGCGGCCCTTTCGGCGAAGTGAAATTCTGCCCGACTGGCGGCGTCAGCCCGGCCAATATCAAGAGCTACATGGCGTTGAAAAACGTGATGTGCGTGGGCGGTAGCTGGATGCTTGATCCGGAGTGGATCAAGAACGGCGACTGGGCCCGCATTCAGGAATGCACCGCCGAGGCCCTGGCGCTGTTGGACTGA
- the pgl gene encoding 6-phosphogluconolactonase, with the protein MAISNLKLLQGVSAHEFKSPVLLAEGLALNVAKQLSEAIDARGTATLVVSGGRSPVAFFQHLAKQTLDWSKVVVTLADERWVPVEHADSNAGLLKRYLLQGPAAKAQFLSLYSATANLELAAEQADRLLAELPPIDVLILGMGDDGHTASLFPNSPNLADALKVDGTRRCYPMLAPTVPHQRLTMSRALLASAKTTVLSISGQSKLTTLSAALAGDDVAAMPIRAFLQPTLEIYWCP; encoded by the coding sequence ATGGCGATATCTAATTTGAAACTGCTTCAGGGTGTCAGCGCCCATGAGTTCAAGAGCCCGGTGCTGTTGGCTGAGGGCTTGGCGCTGAATGTGGCCAAGCAACTGAGCGAGGCAATCGATGCACGCGGCACGGCGACCCTGGTGGTTTCCGGTGGTCGCAGCCCGGTGGCGTTTTTCCAGCACCTGGCCAAGCAAACGCTGGACTGGTCCAAGGTTGTCGTGACCCTGGCCGATGAGCGTTGGGTGCCGGTCGAGCACGCCGACAGCAATGCCGGTCTGCTCAAGCGCTATCTGCTGCAAGGCCCGGCGGCCAAGGCCCAGTTTCTGAGCCTGTACAGCGCCACCGCGAACCTTGAGCTGGCGGCCGAGCAGGCTGACCGTTTGCTCGCCGAATTGCCTCCGATCGACGTGTTGATCCTCGGCATGGGCGATGACGGTCACACCGCGTCGCTGTTTCCGAACAGCCCGAACCTGGCCGATGCCTTGAAAGTCGACGGCACGCGTCGTTGCTACCCAATGCTGGCGCCTACCGTGCCGCATCAACGCCTGACGATGAGTCGTGCGCTATTGGCCTCGGCCAAGACCACCGTTCTATCGATTTCCGGTCAGTCCAAGCTGACCACTTTGAGTGCCGCATTGGCCGGTGACGATGTCGCCGCCATGCCGATTCGCGCGTTTCTGCAACCTACGTTAGAGATTTACTGGTGCCCATGA
- the zwf gene encoding glucose-6-phosphate dehydrogenase gives MPSITVEPCTFALFGALGDLALRKLFPALYQLDGAGLLHEDTRIIALAREPGSEQEHLAFIASELRRYVGAKELDEAVVERFLARLSYLHVDFLKADDYVALAEMAGSAQRVIAYFATPAAVYGAICENLSKVGLAENTRVVLEKPIGSDLESSRKVNDAVAQFFPENRTYRIDHYLGKETVQNLIALRFANSLFETQWNQNYISHVEITVAEKVGIEGRWGYFDKAGQLRDMIQNHLLQLLCLIAMDPPADLSADSIRDEKVKVLKALAPISPEGLTTQVVRGQYIAGYSEGKPVPGYLEEPNSNTQSDTETFVALRADIRNWRWAGVPFYLRTGKRMPQKLSQIVIHFKEPSHYIFAPEQRLQISNKLIIRLQPDEGISLRVMTKEQGLDKGMQLRSGPLQLNFSDTWRSARIPDAYERLLLEVMRGNQNLFVRKDEIEAAWKWCDQLIAGWKKSGDAPKPYAAGSWGPMSSIALITRDGRSWYGDI, from the coding sequence ATGCCTTCGATTACGGTTGAACCGTGCACCTTTGCCTTGTTCGGCGCCCTCGGCGACCTGGCCTTGCGCAAGCTGTTTCCTGCCCTTTATCAACTCGATGGCGCAGGCCTGTTGCACGAGGATACGCGCATTATCGCGCTGGCCCGTGAGCCTGGCAGCGAGCAGGAGCACCTGGCGTTCATCGCCTCCGAGCTGCGCCGCTACGTCGGTGCCAAAGAGCTGGACGAAGCTGTGGTCGAACGCTTCCTGGCCCGTTTGAGCTACCTGCATGTGGATTTCCTCAAGGCCGACGATTACGTCGCCCTGGCTGAAATGGCTGGTAGCGCTCAGCGCGTGATTGCCTACTTCGCCACCCCGGCGGCCGTTTACGGCGCGATCTGCGAGAACCTCTCTAAAGTCGGCCTCGCGGAAAACACCCGTGTGGTGCTGGAAAAACCCATCGGTTCGGATCTGGAATCCTCGCGCAAGGTCAACGATGCCGTGGCGCAGTTCTTCCCGGAGAATCGCACCTACCGCATCGACCACTACCTGGGCAAAGAGACCGTCCAGAACCTGATCGCCCTGCGGTTCGCCAACAGCCTGTTCGAAACCCAGTGGAACCAGAACTACATCTCCCACGTGGAAATCACCGTGGCCGAGAAGGTCGGGATCGAAGGCCGTTGGGGCTATTTCGACAAGGCCGGCCAGCTGCGGGACATGATCCAGAATCACTTGCTCCAGCTGCTGTGCCTGATCGCCATGGACCCGCCGGCTGACCTGTCCGCCGACAGTATTCGTGACGAGAAAGTCAAAGTACTCAAGGCGCTGGCGCCGATCAGTCCGGAAGGCCTGACCACGCAAGTGGTGCGCGGCCAGTACATCGCCGGCTACAGCGAAGGCAAACCGGTGCCGGGTTACCTGGAAGAGCCGAATTCGAACACCCAGAGCGACACCGAAACCTTCGTCGCCCTGCGAGCTGACATCCGCAACTGGCGCTGGGCTGGCGTGCCGTTCTACCTGCGTACCGGCAAGCGCATGCCGCAGAAGCTGTCGCAGATCGTCATCCACTTCAAGGAACCGTCGCACTACATCTTCGCCCCCGAGCAGCGTCTGCAAATCAGCAACAAGCTGATTATCCGCCTGCAACCGGACGAAGGTATTTCCTTGCGCGTGATGACCAAAGAACAAGGCCTGGACAAGGGCATGCAGCTGCGTAGCGGCCCGTTGCAGCTGAATTTTTCCGACACCTGGCGTAGCGCGCGGATTCCCGATGCCTACGAACGGTTACTGCTGGAAGTGATGCGCGGCAATCAGAACCTGTTTGTCCGTAAAGATGAAATCGAAGCCGCGTGGAAGTGGTGTGACCAGTTGATCGCCGGGTGGAAAAAATCCGGTGATGCGCCCAAGCCGTACGCGGCCGGGTCCTGGGGACCGATGAGTTCCATTGCACTGATCACGCGGGACGGGAGGTCGTGGTATGGCGATATCTAA